Proteins encoded together in one Kitasatospora albolonga window:
- a CDS encoding polyketide cyclase translates to MAEVSAEARIEAPAGKVWAQLTDFSSYGEWNATHTSFPKGGPATLELGATYEENMKLMGFPAEVTWTVGELADGRLLTTRGTGPMGVSLAMRYSLTPSPDGAATVLRIDGEFTGAAVSLMGGKLKDSATAALQESLRKLDALVTP, encoded by the coding sequence ATGGCCGAAGTCAGCGCGGAGGCACGCATCGAGGCACCCGCCGGGAAGGTCTGGGCCCAGCTGACGGACTTCTCGTCGTACGGCGAGTGGAACGCCACCCACACGAGCTTCCCCAAGGGCGGTCCGGCGACGCTTGAGCTCGGGGCCACCTATGAGGAGAACATGAAGCTCATGGGCTTCCCCGCCGAGGTGACCTGGACGGTCGGCGAACTGGCGGACGGCAGGCTGCTGACGACCCGGGGCACGGGCCCGATGGGGGTCAGCCTGGCCATGCGCTACTCCCTGACCCCGTCCCCGGACGGCGCCGCCACCGTGCTGCGCATCGACGGGGAGTTCACCGGGGCGGCCGTCTCCCTGATGGGCGGAAAGCTCAAGGACTCCGCGACGGCGGCGCTCCAGGAGTCCCTGCGCAAGCTCGACGCCCTCGTCACCCCCTGA
- a CDS encoding PadR family transcriptional regulator, whose product MRSHGYEHEHEHGPGHYGPGHHGRGGHGRGGHDGRRSAFGPFGPPFGGGPFGGGRGRGGGRGRARRGDVRASILALLKDRPMHGYEMIQEIGERSGGAWKPSPGSVYPTLQLLEDEGLIVSASEGGKKLFTLTDSGRGEAESGPEAPWEEAGRGADWEGVNEIRQAGFGLMEAFGQVWKTGSPDQRQKALAVINDARKKLYLILADEH is encoded by the coding sequence ATGCGTTCACACGGATACGAGCACGAGCATGAGCACGGACCGGGGCACTACGGGCCCGGTCATCACGGTCGGGGCGGTCATGGCCGAGGCGGTCACGACGGGCGCCGGTCCGCCTTCGGGCCGTTCGGGCCGCCGTTCGGCGGCGGTCCCTTCGGTGGTGGGCGCGGCCGGGGCGGAGGCCGGGGCAGGGCGCGGCGCGGAGATGTGCGCGCGTCGATCCTGGCCCTGCTGAAGGACCGGCCGATGCATGGGTACGAGATGATCCAGGAGATCGGCGAGCGCAGCGGCGGGGCCTGGAAGCCCAGCCCCGGTTCGGTCTATCCGACGCTCCAGCTGCTGGAGGACGAGGGGCTGATCGTCAGCGCGAGCGAGGGCGGCAAGAAGCTCTTCACGCTCACCGACTCCGGGCGCGGCGAGGCCGAGTCCGGGCCCGAGGCTCCCTGGGAGGAGGCCGGGCGCGGTGCGGACTGGGAAGGCGTGAACGAGATCCGGCAGGCCGGGTTCGGTCTGATGGAGGCGTTCGGGCAGGTCTGGAAGACCGGCTCTCCCGATCAGCGGCAGAAGGCGCTGGCCGTCATCAACGACGCCCGTAAGAAGCTGTACCTGATTCTCGCCGACGAGCACTGA
- a CDS encoding oxidoreductase — translation MRIRIVDAFTDRPFSGNPAGVLLLESAAFPDDERLQEIAAEVNLSETAFAHPLPPGGEADWALRWFTPATEVGMCGHATLATAHVLHSTGRATGTVRFSARCGLLTATARPDGAFTLDFPTAPLREEAAPPSGLAEALGAEPVSVHDTGEHIGDLLVELRDEATVRALSPDFAALAAHSRRGVIATAAAEDPARGYDYVSRGFFPGVGIDEDPVTGSAHTALAPFWSARFGRDDLTGLQASARSGLVRTSLRGERTLLTGTAVTVIDGELLTSF, via the coding sequence ATGAGGATTCGTATCGTCGACGCGTTCACCGACCGCCCCTTCTCCGGCAACCCCGCAGGGGTCCTATTGCTGGAGTCCGCCGCTTTCCCGGACGACGAACGGCTCCAGGAGATCGCCGCCGAGGTCAACCTCTCCGAGACGGCGTTCGCCCATCCGCTGCCGCCGGGCGGCGAGGCCGACTGGGCGCTGCGCTGGTTCACCCCGGCCACCGAGGTCGGCATGTGCGGGCACGCCACGCTCGCCACCGCGCACGTCCTGCACTCCACGGGCCGGGCCACCGGCACCGTACGCTTCTCCGCCCGCTGCGGGCTCCTCACCGCCACCGCCCGCCCGGACGGCGCCTTCACCCTCGACTTCCCCACCGCCCCGCTCCGCGAGGAGGCCGCACCGCCGTCCGGTCTGGCCGAGGCGCTGGGCGCGGAGCCGGTCTCGGTGCACGACACCGGCGAGCACATCGGCGACCTGCTCGTGGAGCTCCGCGACGAGGCGACCGTACGGGCTCTGTCCCCGGACTTCGCCGCCCTCGCGGCCCACTCGCGGCGGGGCGTCATCGCCACGGCCGCCGCCGAGGACCCGGCACGTGGCTACGACTACGTCTCGCGCGGCTTCTTCCCGGGCGTCGGCATCGACGAGGACCCGGTGACCGGCAGCGCCCACACCGCGCTGGCCCCGTTCTGGTCGGCCCGGTTCGGCCGGGACGATCTGACCGGGCTCCAGGCGTCCGCCCGCTCGGGCCTCGTACGCACCTCGCTGCGCGGCGAGCGCACCCTGCTGACCGGCACGGCGGTCACGGTCATCGACGGCGAGCTGCTGACGTCCTTCTGA
- a CDS encoding CPBP family intramembrane metalloprotease domain-containing protein, giving the protein MADSFPQEGSSRRILRSETLLVLALSLGASAVSALISFVGSLTKPGGLKDQAATLNGSYAPGRPWLDLAWQMFGIATALVPVALVAHLLIREGASLRTIGFDRTRPWSDLGRGTLIAAGIGSAGLAFYLVARATGFNLTVVPESLPDVWWKFPVLILAAAENSVVEEVIVVAYLLRRLDQLGWTPMASLVASSVLRGSYHLYQGIGGFIGNLVMGVVFVLLYRRWGRVGPLVVAHTLLDIGAFVGYALLAGKVDWLPTP; this is encoded by the coding sequence ATGGCTGATTCTTTTCCCCAAGAGGGCTCATCGCGAAGGATCTTGCGGTCGGAGACGCTGCTGGTCCTGGCGCTCTCTCTGGGCGCCAGTGCGGTGTCCGCGCTCATCAGTTTTGTCGGATCGCTGACGAAACCAGGGGGTTTGAAGGACCAGGCGGCGACGCTGAACGGTTCGTACGCCCCGGGCCGTCCATGGCTTGATCTGGCGTGGCAAATGTTCGGAATCGCAACGGCTCTGGTGCCGGTCGCGCTCGTGGCGCACCTGCTGATCAGGGAGGGCGCGAGCCTGCGGACGATCGGGTTCGACCGGACCCGGCCGTGGTCCGACCTCGGACGCGGAACACTGATCGCGGCCGGTATCGGCAGCGCCGGGCTTGCCTTCTACCTGGTGGCCAGGGCCACCGGCTTCAACCTCACCGTCGTACCGGAGTCGCTGCCCGACGTCTGGTGGAAGTTCCCCGTGCTCATCCTCGCCGCTGCGGAGAACTCCGTGGTGGAGGAGGTCATCGTCGTCGCCTACCTGCTGCGGAGGCTGGACCAGCTGGGCTGGACGCCGATGGCCTCGCTGGTCGCCAGCTCCGTACTGCGCGGCTCGTACCACCTCTACCAGGGCATCGGCGGCTTCATCGGCAACCTGGTGATGGGCGTCGTCTTCGTGCTGCTGTACCGGCGTTGGGGGCGGGTGGGGCCGCTGGTCGTCGCCCATACGCTGCTCGACATCGGGGCGTTCGTCGGGTACGCGCTGCTCGCCGGGAAGGTGGACTGGCTGCCGACGCCGTGA
- a CDS encoding glutamate--cysteine ligase yields the protein MGEKVVAGAVDLSDRQAYRTKLNQCLEGLGRLLAERRFDRPRNLMGLEIELNLAGSDGLPRMMNQEVLQRIASRDFQTELGMFNLEVNIVPHRLGGRVFDQLSEELRTGLAYAHRKAGEVDAGIVMIGILPTLGEHDVVSANLSDVDRYTLLNDQMAAARGEDFTLDIEGVDHLVCSSPSIAPESACTSVQLHLQVTPARFADVWNAAQAIASVQIALGANAPFLFGKELWRESRPPLFQQATDVRPPELANQGVRPRTWFGERWISSAYELFEENLRYFPPLLPICDDEEPLRVLDEGGVPELAELVLHNGTVYRWNRPVYGTVDGVPHLRVENRVLPAGPTVTDVIANSAFYYGLVRALAEESRPVWSKLPFEAAAENFTEACRHGIEAELLWPRPGRAGGLARVPAVQLVREELLPLAVAGLDAWQIEPADRDRYLGVIEERCRRRVNGASWQVATYRRALEAGLGREAALAATTRRYAELMHAGEPVHTWPVGFPAP from the coding sequence ATGGGGGAGAAGGTCGTGGCGGGCGCCGTTGACCTGTCCGATCGGCAGGCGTACCGCACCAAGCTCAACCAGTGCCTGGAGGGGCTGGGCAGACTGCTGGCGGAGCGGAGGTTCGACCGTCCCAGAAACCTGATGGGGCTGGAGATAGAGCTGAATCTCGCGGGGTCCGACGGGCTGCCCCGGATGATGAATCAGGAAGTGCTCCAGCGCATCGCGAGCCGCGATTTCCAGACCGAACTGGGGATGTTCAATCTGGAAGTAAATATCGTTCCGCACCGGCTCGGCGGCCGGGTATTCGATCAGCTCTCGGAGGAGTTGCGCACCGGTCTCGCCTACGCCCATCGCAAGGCCGGTGAGGTGGACGCGGGGATCGTCATGATCGGAATCCTGCCCACGCTCGGCGAGCACGACGTGGTCTCGGCGAATCTCTCGGACGTGGACCGCTACACCCTGCTCAACGACCAAATGGCGGCGGCCCGGGGGGAGGATTTCACCCTGGATATCGAGGGGGTGGACCACCTGGTCTGCTCCTCGCCCTCGATCGCCCCCGAATCGGCCTGCACCTCGGTGCAGTTGCACCTCCAGGTGACACCGGCCCGGTTCGCCGACGTGTGGAACGCGGCCCAGGCGATCGCCTCCGTCCAGATCGCGCTGGGCGCCAACGCCCCGTTCCTGTTCGGCAAGGAGCTCTGGCGCGAGTCCCGCCCCCCGCTGTTCCAGCAGGCCACCGACGTACGGCCGCCGGAGCTGGCCAACCAGGGGGTGCGGCCCAGGACCTGGTTCGGGGAGCGGTGGATCTCCTCCGCCTACGAGCTGTTCGAGGAGAACCTGCGCTACTTCCCGCCGCTGCTGCCGATCTGCGACGACGAGGAGCCGCTGCGCGTCCTCGACGAGGGCGGGGTGCCGGAGCTGGCCGAGCTGGTCCTCCACAACGGCACGGTCTACCGCTGGAACCGCCCGGTCTACGGGACGGTCGACGGCGTCCCGCACCTGCGGGTGGAGAACCGGGTGCTGCCGGCCGGGCCGACCGTCACGGACGTGATCGCCAACTCCGCCTTCTACTACGGGCTCGTCCGGGCGCTCGCCGAGGAGTCCCGCCCGGTGTGGAGCAAGCTCCCCTTCGAGGCCGCCGCCGAGAACTTCACCGAGGCGTGCCGCCACGGCATCGAGGCCGAACTGCTCTGGCCGCGCCCCGGCCGGGCCGGTGGACTGGCCAGGGTCCCCGCCGTACAGCTCGTACGGGAGGAGCTGCTCCCGCTGGCGGTGGCCGGGCTCGACGCCTGGCAGATCGAGCCCGCCGACCGGGACCGCTACCTCGGCGTCATCGAGGAGCGGTGCAGGCGGCGGGTCAACGGGGCCTCCTGGCAGGTCGCCACGTACCGCCGGGCGCTGGAGGCGGGACTCGGCCGGGAAGCCGCGCTGGCCGCGACCACCCGGCGCTACGCCGAGCTGATGCACGCCGGGGAGCCGGTGCACACCTGGCCGGTCGGGTTCCCGGCGCCCTGA